In one window of Oryzias melastigma strain HK-1 linkage group LG5, ASM292280v2, whole genome shotgun sequence DNA:
- the ogna gene encoding osteoglycin, paralog a has translation MKTLFFAFMLLLSLPAASARRLRRDSQLIRGSVPRRRLTGLVSYNFKSRRRTPRSDDDPTAMTPIGGNADGLPTCLLCVCLTGSVYCEEVSPDMTSVPALPKESAYLYARFNKIKKINKRDFADTVTLKRIDLTGNLIAEIEEDAFSKLTLLEELSLAENRLTKLPVLPTKLSSFNANRNLLKTKGVKANVFKKLTKLVNLYLADNMLEAVPTIPESVRILHLQNNNITDVTIDTFCKASDNYYLRPSLSEVRLDGNPVVLSKYPDSFTCMKVLPVGRYR, from the exons ATGAAGACGCTCTTCTTCGCTTTTATGCTGCTCCTGAGCCTGCCAGCAGCCTCAGCACGAAGGCTGCGGCGGGATTCTCAGCTGATCCGTGGATCTGTACCTCGCAGGCGGCTGACAGGACTCGTCAGCTACAACTTCAAGTCAAGAAGG AGGACTCCTCGTTCTGATGATGACCCCACCGCCATGACGCCAATAGGCGGTAATGCAGACG GCCTTCCCACGtgtctgctgtgtgtgtgtctgactGGCTCAGTGTATTGTGAAGAGGTCAGCCCAGACATGACTTCTGTTCCTGCTCTGCCAAAGGAATCTGCCTACCTATACGCCCGCTTCAATAAGATCAAAAAGATCAACAAGAGGGACTTCGCTGACACCG TGACCTTGAAGAGAATTGACCTCACAGGAAACTTGATCGCAGAGATTGAAGAAGACGCCTTCTCCAAGCTGACTTTGCTGGAGGAACTGTCTCTGGCTGAGAACAGACTGACCAAACTTCCTGTTCTGCCAACCAAACTCTCATCCTTCAATGCAAACAGGAACCTTCTCAAAACCAAGGGGGTAAAGGCTAACGTCTTTAAG AAACTGACAAAGTTGGTAAACTTGTACCTGGCTGACAATATGCTTGAAGCTGTTCCCACCATTCCAGAGAGTGTCCGCATCCTACATTTGCAG AACAACAACATCACTGATGTCACCATAGACACTTTCTGCAAGGCCAGCGACAATTACTACCTTCGGCCAAGTCTCAGTGAGGTCCGTCTGGATGGCAATCCAGTGGTGCTGTCCAAATACCCTGACAGCTTTACCTGTATGAAAGTACTTCCAGTTGGACGGTACCGCTGA